From Erwinia pyri, a single genomic window includes:
- a CDS encoding PLP-dependent aminotransferase family protein: MTSTLDLQWFAERLTDASVKGIAGVTAGLIREGQIPIGTHLPSVRDLAEALGISPATVSAAWGQLKKQKVIAGKGRSGVWVCGDNVTPRPVRFEKIGNYGDNIRADLAMASPDPALLPDLHQAMQQGVQCPQLNSYQRDPISQPLLAAVKPGWPYPAEAWLATDGGFDAMNCIMQTLFSPGEKVIIEDPTATRLLDMLDNVGAEVMPLACDEQGPLPGALELLLNKGATALIYQPSTHSATGHAVSEARSEELARVLSGTRTLIVEDDGIGELSAHPVWSLGRYFPERTLHVRSYSKAYGPDLRLAVLSGPAPLIKRIQSWRNFGASWTSRILQQAVAWMLTDPTTQQQIQQAKHIYAQRRRLLLEALAKRGLWLPERDGLSLFIPVVSEQFAMITLAARGIAVLPGERCRSGGGQFIRVSIAMLASEQVESIAEALVLACGHDARSTLSDL, encoded by the coding sequence ATGACCTCAACGCTGGATCTGCAGTGGTTTGCTGAACGTCTGACTGACGCCTCCGTCAAGGGTATTGCAGGGGTGACGGCAGGATTAATCCGCGAAGGGCAGATCCCGATCGGGACGCATCTCCCCTCAGTCCGTGATTTGGCAGAAGCTTTAGGGATCAGCCCGGCAACGGTTTCGGCTGCCTGGGGCCAGCTGAAAAAGCAAAAGGTGATCGCCGGAAAAGGGCGCAGCGGCGTCTGGGTTTGTGGCGACAACGTTACGCCCAGACCGGTGCGTTTCGAGAAGATCGGTAACTATGGCGATAATATCCGGGCCGATTTAGCCATGGCCTCCCCCGATCCTGCTCTGCTGCCGGATCTGCATCAGGCAATGCAGCAAGGGGTGCAGTGCCCGCAGCTCAACAGCTATCAGCGCGATCCGATATCGCAACCTCTGCTGGCGGCAGTAAAGCCAGGCTGGCCCTACCCCGCTGAAGCCTGGCTCGCTACGGATGGCGGTTTTGATGCGATGAACTGCATTATGCAGACGCTGTTTTCACCCGGCGAGAAGGTCATTATTGAGGATCCAACCGCTACCCGGTTACTGGATATGCTGGATAATGTGGGAGCCGAGGTGATGCCGCTGGCCTGCGATGAGCAGGGGCCGCTGCCCGGCGCGCTCGAACTGCTGCTGAACAAAGGCGCCACGGCGCTGATTTATCAGCCTTCGACACACTCCGCTACCGGGCATGCTGTGAGTGAAGCCCGCAGTGAAGAACTGGCCCGGGTGCTGTCCGGTACACGGACGCTGATTGTGGAAGATGATGGGATTGGCGAGCTTTCAGCGCACCCGGTCTGGAGTCTGGGACGCTATTTCCCCGAGCGCACGTTACATGTGCGCTCCTATTCTAAAGCCTACGGCCCCGATCTCAGGCTGGCAGTGCTGTCGGGGCCTGCCCCGCTGATCAAACGCATACAGTCCTGGCGTAACTTTGGCGCCAGCTGGACCAGCCGTATCCTGCAGCAGGCGGTAGCCTGGATGCTGACCGACCCCACCACCCAGCAGCAGATCCAGCAGGCTAAGCATATCTATGCCCAGCGCCGCCGCCTGTTGCTGGAGGCGCTGGCAAAGCGCGGGCTGTGGCTGCCGGAACGCGACGGGCTGAGCCTGTTCATCCCAGTGGTATCGGAACAGTTTGCGATGATTACCCTGGCGGCAAGAGGGATTGCCGTCCTGCCGGGGGAACGTTGCCGTAGCGGTGGGGGACAGTTTATTCGCGTGAGTATCGCCATGCTCGCCAGTGAACAGGTTGAAAGCATTGCCGAGGCGCTGGTGTTAGCCTGCGGACATGACGCACGATCTACGCTTTCAGATCTTTAA
- a CDS encoding GNAT family N-acetyltransferase has protein sequence MKIRLAEAEDSFALSALLTELGYDNTETFIERRLAQLIDDRTEELLVAVHGSTVLGFLSLHFIPQLALEGDFARVSYFCIAEGERSKGAGQQLLQHAENLAKQRGCDRMEVHCHEHRIKANAFYAREGYSESPRYIIKDLKA, from the coding sequence ATGAAGATCCGACTTGCGGAAGCGGAAGACAGTTTTGCCCTGAGCGCCCTGTTAACAGAGCTGGGGTATGATAATACTGAAACCTTTATCGAGCGTCGGCTGGCTCAGCTGATAGATGATCGGACTGAAGAGCTGCTGGTGGCCGTTCACGGCAGCACCGTGCTGGGCTTCCTCTCTTTACACTTTATTCCGCAACTGGCTCTGGAGGGCGATTTTGCACGCGTCAGCTACTTCTGCATCGCAGAAGGAGAGCGCAGCAAAGGGGCAGGGCAGCAGCTCTTACAGCATGCTGAAAATCTGGCTAAGCAGCGCGGCTGCGACAGAATGGAAGTGCATTGCCACGAGCACCGCATTAAAGCTAATGCCTTCTATGCCCGCGAAGGCTACAGCGAATCGCCCCGTTACATCATTAAAGATCTGAAAGCGTAG
- the cspE gene encoding transcription antiterminator/RNA stability regulator CspE translates to MSKIKGSVKWFNESKGFGFITPEDGSKDVFVHFSAIQSNGFKTLAEGQRVEFEITNGAKGPSAANVAAI, encoded by the coding sequence ATGTCTAAGATTAAAGGTAGCGTTAAGTGGTTTAATGAGTCCAAGGGATTCGGTTTCATTACTCCTGAAGATGGTAGCAAAGATGTGTTCGTACACTTCTCTGCCATCCAGAGCAACGGTTTCAAAACTCTGGCTGAAGGTCAGCGCGTAGAGTTCGAAATCACCAACGGCGCCAAAGGCCCATCTGCTGCTAACGTTGCCGCTATTTAA
- the pagP gene encoding lipid IV(A) palmitoyltransferase PagP — protein sequence MKPIQYSLLLLTLAGCTNSAQAITVATAVSNTWQALSDNVSETWHNPDSYDLYVPAVTWHNRLTYDREKTDKYNERPWGAGGGISHYDEKGNWNGLYLMAFKDSYNKWEPIGGYGWEKTWRPLSDPNFRLGLGYTAGVTARDNWKYIPVPLVLPLASIGYSRATFQMTYIPGTYNNGNVYFAWFRWQF from the coding sequence GTGAAACCCATCCAATACTCCCTTCTGTTACTCACGCTGGCCGGCTGTACTAATAGCGCACAGGCGATAACCGTTGCCACAGCCGTTTCCAACACCTGGCAGGCCTTAAGCGATAACGTCAGTGAGACCTGGCATAATCCGGACAGCTACGATCTTTACGTGCCGGCGGTTACCTGGCATAACCGGCTGACCTATGACCGTGAGAAAACGGACAAATATAATGAGCGTCCCTGGGGAGCGGGTGGCGGCATCTCGCATTATGATGAAAAGGGAAACTGGAACGGTCTTTATCTGATGGCCTTTAAGGACTCTTATAACAAGTGGGAACCCATTGGCGGATATGGCTGGGAAAAGACCTGGCGACCACTCAGTGACCCGAATTTTCGCCTCGGCCTGGGCTACACGGCGGGGGTAACGGCACGTGATAACTGGAAGTACATCCCGGTGCCTCTGGTACTGCCCCTTGCATCAATCGGTTACAGCAGGGCAACGTTCCAGATGACTTATATTCCAGGGACTTACAACAACGGCAACGTCTATTTCGCCTGGTTTCGCTGGCAGTTTTAG
- a CDS encoding sigma 54-interacting transcriptional regulator, translating into MLTGSETSAKSELVTGDIHAKLHPMVNTLAPLKVDLLLEGETGTGKDTLTRRIYQLSGAKGPLVPVNCAAIPENLAESELFGVMAGAYTGASHSRAGYIETSDKGILFLDEIDSMPLILQAKLLRVLETRSIHRLGSTQPVALDLRVIAASQTPLAELVEQGRFRRDLYFRLSTIKIETPTVRSHAELIIPLFRRFTQEAAMRLQQAVPARSLALDEALLMHSWPGNIRELKAAAERHVLRMPPLCHISSGEGEATLLKDRLRRIERSLIKDCLHRHGHKIDDVVHELGIPRRTLYHRIKLLNIVA; encoded by the coding sequence ATGCTAACGGGTAGTGAAACAAGCGCGAAGAGTGAACTGGTGACCGGGGATATTCATGCAAAACTGCATCCGATGGTCAATACGCTGGCCCCGCTTAAGGTCGATCTGCTGCTGGAAGGGGAAACGGGAACCGGCAAAGACACGCTGACGCGGAGGATCTATCAACTTTCCGGCGCTAAGGGGCCGCTGGTGCCGGTAAACTGTGCCGCCATCCCAGAGAATCTGGCCGAAAGCGAGCTTTTTGGCGTGATGGCCGGTGCCTACACCGGTGCCAGCCACTCGCGCGCCGGCTATATTGAAACGTCAGATAAAGGTATCCTGTTCCTGGATGAGATTGACAGTATGCCTCTTATTCTGCAGGCAAAACTGCTGCGCGTTCTGGAAACGCGCTCTATCCACCGGTTAGGCTCCACGCAGCCTGTCGCGCTGGATTTACGCGTCATTGCCGCTTCCCAAACGCCGCTGGCGGAGCTGGTGGAACAGGGACGTTTCCGCCGGGATCTCTATTTTCGCCTCTCCACAATCAAGATCGAAACGCCTACGGTTCGCTCCCATGCAGAGCTGATTATCCCGCTGTTCCGCCGTTTTACCCAGGAAGCGGCAATGCGTCTGCAGCAGGCTGTTCCGGCACGCTCCCTTGCGTTGGATGAGGCGCTGTTAATGCACAGCTGGCCGGGGAATATCCGTGAGCTGAAAGCTGCGGCTGAACGTCATGTCCTGCGGATGCCGCCGTTATGCCACATCTCCTCAGGAGAAGGAGAGGCTACCCTGCTGAAGGACAGGTTACGCCGGATTGAACGCAGCCTGATCAAAGATTGTTTACACCGCCACGGACACAAAATTGATGATGTCGTACATGAACTAGGGATCCCGCGCCGGACCCTGTATCACCGCATTAAATTACTGAATATTGTCGCCTGA
- a CDS encoding EscI/YscI/HrpB family type III secretion system inner rod protein yields MKIASSQSGLAQHDFAENSALPQPEQTDIDFFSAQLKEEPQVEKIAAPSGVTNLFNGLANSMQNNEQHRKETVKDLQTAARSNNLAAFSEASSALSDYYIENLMNAKIVSKGVQSIDKLTNLQ; encoded by the coding sequence ATGAAAATAGCCTCCTCACAATCAGGGTTAGCACAACATGACTTTGCTGAGAACTCAGCGCTGCCACAGCCGGAGCAGACCGATATCGACTTTTTCTCTGCACAGCTGAAAGAAGAACCGCAGGTGGAAAAAATCGCTGCGCCTTCAGGGGTAACAAACTTATTTAACGGCCTGGCCAACTCGATGCAAAACAACGAACAGCACCGGAAAGAGACCGTTAAAGATTTGCAGACTGCGGCCCGTTCAAACAACCTGGCCGCCTTCAGCGAAGCCAGCTCCGCGCTCTCTGACTACTACATTGAAAATCTTATGAATGCCAAGATTGTCTCTAAAGGCGTGCAGAGCATTGATAAACTGACCAACCTACAGTAG
- the sctJ gene encoding type III secretion system inner membrane ring lipoprotein SctJ, with the protein MMKNLQKWLLLLSLLLLAGCGDKTVLFSGLAENDANDIVAELNQHQIAAQKLIEKSGISVSVDTENIERSVKILDSAGLPRKARTNLGEVFQKSGVISSPMEERARYIYALSQEVESTLAQIDGVVVARVHVVLPERLAPGEPVQPASASVFIKYHSNLDPDSIEPRIRQMVATSIPGLAGKTSKDLAIVFVPAQTYEDRIEVVQMGPFQLTPDEYSTVKWVSSLFAIMLMIAFAIMFLKPGNKLKVGKAKDAAAATGK; encoded by the coding sequence ATGATGAAAAATCTTCAGAAATGGTTGCTACTCCTCTCTCTGCTGCTGCTGGCAGGCTGCGGCGACAAAACCGTGCTGTTCAGCGGACTGGCTGAAAATGACGCCAACGACATTGTTGCCGAGCTGAACCAGCATCAGATTGCGGCGCAAAAATTGATCGAGAAAAGCGGCATTTCCGTTTCGGTGGATACGGAAAATATCGAGCGAAGCGTGAAAATTCTCGACTCTGCCGGACTGCCGCGCAAAGCGCGTACCAATCTGGGCGAAGTCTTCCAGAAGAGCGGCGTTATCTCCAGCCCCATGGAGGAGCGTGCCCGCTACATCTATGCGCTGTCGCAGGAGGTGGAATCGACGCTGGCACAGATTGATGGCGTTGTGGTCGCCCGTGTTCATGTGGTGTTGCCCGAGCGGCTGGCGCCCGGCGAGCCGGTGCAGCCCGCTTCGGCATCGGTATTTATCAAATATCACAGCAATCTCGACCCCGACAGTATTGAACCGCGTATCCGGCAGATGGTAGCCACCAGCATTCCAGGCCTGGCCGGGAAAACCAGTAAGGATCTGGCGATTGTATTTGTCCCGGCGCAGACCTATGAAGACCGCATTGAAGTGGTGCAGATGGGGCCGTTCCAGCTAACGCCGGATGAATACTCAACGGTGAAGTGGGTCTCTTCACTCTTCGCCATCATGCTGATGATCGCCTTTGCCATTATGTTCCTGAAACCTGGCAATAAGCTGAAGGTGGGCAAAGCGAAAGATGCCGCCGCGGCTACGGGGAAGTAA
- the sctL gene encoding type III secretion system stator protein SctL, with the protein MWIRKKITLLSDPQLAESRVLTREAIGEHQQALTVMQLAERQAQQRLEEANREAEQLLAEAQLRIEEVVKTQAEQQQHDFAQQAQQLFTQWQEQEQQWQQALIPRTEALLSQAMSELLDQQPEAARLQATLAQLLKAQGRQAAATLICAPAHQAAVEAWLAERPQLVWEISADAALAPDQLILTTGQGELHLSWSRIRETLLPTH; encoded by the coding sequence ATGTGGATCCGCAAGAAAATAACCCTGCTGAGTGATCCGCAACTGGCTGAAAGCCGGGTGCTGACGCGTGAAGCGATAGGGGAACATCAGCAGGCGCTGACAGTGATGCAGCTTGCTGAACGGCAGGCGCAACAGCGTCTGGAAGAGGCTAATCGCGAGGCGGAGCAGCTGCTTGCAGAGGCGCAGCTGCGCATCGAGGAAGTGGTAAAAACGCAGGCGGAGCAGCAGCAGCACGATTTTGCTCAGCAGGCGCAGCAGCTGTTTACGCAGTGGCAGGAGCAGGAGCAGCAGTGGCAGCAGGCGCTGATTCCCCGGACGGAAGCGCTGCTGAGCCAGGCGATGAGCGAGCTTCTTGATCAACAGCCGGAGGCGGCCCGTCTGCAGGCGACGCTCGCCCAACTGCTTAAGGCGCAGGGGAGGCAGGCCGCCGCCACGCTGATTTGCGCACCGGCTCACCAGGCCGCTGTGGAAGCCTGGCTTGCCGAACGTCCGCAGCTGGTATGGGAAATCAGCGCTGACGCTGCGCTGGCGCCTGACCAGTTAATTCTCACCACCGGGCAAGGAGAGCTTCATCTCAGCTGGTCACGCATCCGCGAAACGCTGTTACCCACGCATTAA
- a CDS encoding HrpF protein: MSNNDAIQRRLSNQLNHARNDMYQFAEQSQNQTLNVGDIYAFQNEMMQVSSANWASSQYTQFKHGIRKAIIDAIN; the protein is encoded by the coding sequence ATGAGCAATAACGATGCAATCCAACGTCGCTTAAGTAATCAGTTAAACCATGCCCGCAATGATATGTATCAGTTTGCGGAGCAAAGCCAGAATCAGACCTTAAACGTGGGCGACATCTACGCCTTTCAGAATGAAATGATGCAGGTTTCCAGCGCTAACTGGGCAAGTTCGCAGTATACCCAGTTCAAGCATGGCATTCGTAAGGCAATCATTGATGCCATCAACTGA
- the sctC gene encoding type III secretion system outer membrane ring subunit SctC, translating into MGLSVSHSYANTPDEWKDGAYAYSADNTPLSVILQDFASSHGVDTNVTGLPDTFITARLRSDSAEAFLNRLALEYRFQWFVYNNTLYVSPQSQQTSRRLKISADAAPDLKQALEGVGLLEPRFGWGELPDEGVVLVSGPPKYVDLIADFSKKSEPEEPKEDKQMMAFPLKYADVADRTIKFRDQTLVVPGVATMLNELLGQNSGGSASGMTMTKEGQDAGDSASQAMQSESRSLLNQMIGRNTRLSRNRDEARSQGSELQGKVSADVRNNTLLVRDNKKLRSEYQQLVQMIDVPQKLVEIDAVIIDIDRNELARLSSNWSGRFGNVTGGSSMLGGTSTLFVTDFNRFFADIEALEGEGTASIIANPSVLTLENQPAVIDFSSTAFITAIGERVADIREITAGTSLRVTPRSIGNTPGKASVQLVVDVEDGKLNKNTDGSAQGTENGVISTQALVQEKRSLVMGGFHTKQSGDDEERIPILGKIPFIGKLFTSNNRTASQRERLFIITPHLIGDQVDPSRYVDAENRDQVNDTLRDISRRHQFGDMKRTIEGAMQDLAEGRVPGGLQASQNGLTLSSLCNVSLTFRSSARHQWYGNGSMQIAVGVLTNTSAKEARFDEAACRNDRTLAVSAWPHTSLKPGESTEVYVAYDTQIPARPSRVSLLKSQDGYLPVASGASNGKSSTRLLSR; encoded by the coding sequence ATGGGATTATCCGTTTCACACAGCTATGCCAACACCCCCGACGAATGGAAAGATGGCGCTTACGCCTACTCCGCCGATAACACGCCGCTCAGCGTTATTCTGCAGGACTTTGCCAGCAGCCACGGCGTGGATACCAACGTTACCGGCCTGCCGGATACCTTTATTACTGCCCGCCTCCGCTCCGACTCTGCTGAAGCCTTTCTCAACCGTCTGGCGCTGGAGTATCGCTTTCAGTGGTTCGTTTACAACAACACCCTCTACGTCAGTCCCCAGTCTCAACAGACTTCCCGCCGCCTGAAGATCAGCGCCGATGCCGCACCCGATCTCAAACAGGCGCTTGAGGGCGTGGGGCTGCTGGAACCGCGTTTCGGCTGGGGCGAGCTGCCGGATGAAGGGGTGGTGCTGGTCTCGGGGCCGCCGAAATATGTCGATCTGATTGCCGACTTCAGTAAAAAATCGGAACCGGAAGAGCCGAAAGAAGATAAACAGATGATGGCCTTCCCGCTGAAATATGCTGACGTGGCGGATCGCACGATAAAATTCCGCGACCAGACGCTGGTGGTGCCGGGCGTGGCTACCATGCTGAATGAACTGCTGGGGCAGAATTCGGGCGGATCGGCAAGCGGGATGACGATGACCAAAGAGGGTCAGGATGCAGGCGACAGCGCTTCCCAGGCGATGCAGAGTGAAAGTCGCAGCCTGCTTAACCAGATGATAGGCCGCAACACCCGACTGAGTCGTAACAGGGATGAAGCGCGGTCACAAGGCAGCGAGCTGCAGGGCAAAGTTTCCGCCGACGTGCGTAACAACACCCTGCTGGTACGCGACAACAAGAAACTGCGCAGCGAGTATCAGCAGCTGGTGCAGATGATCGACGTGCCGCAGAAGCTGGTTGAGATCGACGCGGTGATTATCGATATCGATCGTAACGAGCTGGCGCGTTTGTCTTCTAACTGGTCAGGTCGCTTCGGCAACGTCACCGGCGGCAGCTCAATGCTGGGCGGCACCAGTACGCTTTTCGTCACCGATTTTAATCGCTTCTTCGCCGATATTGAGGCGCTGGAAGGGGAAGGCACGGCGTCAATTATCGCTAATCCTTCGGTACTGACGCTGGAAAACCAGCCGGCGGTGATCGACTTCAGCAGCACCGCTTTTATCACCGCGATCGGTGAGCGCGTGGCCGATATTCGCGAAATAACGGCGGGCACCAGCCTGCGCGTGACGCCGCGATCTATCGGCAATACGCCAGGCAAGGCGTCGGTCCAGCTGGTGGTAGATGTGGAAGATGGCAAGCTGAATAAAAACACTGATGGCAGCGCGCAGGGTACGGAAAACGGTGTGATCAGTACCCAGGCACTGGTGCAGGAGAAGCGCTCTCTGGTGATGGGCGGCTTCCACACCAAGCAGAGCGGTGATGACGAAGAGCGGATACCGATTTTGGGTAAAATCCCCTTTATCGGCAAGCTGTTCACCTCGAACAACCGCACCGCGTCGCAGCGTGAGCGCCTGTTTATTATTACGCCACATCTGATTGGCGACCAGGTTGACCCTTCCCGCTACGTCGATGCAGAAAACCGTGACCAGGTGAACGATACGTTGCGTGATATCAGCCGTCGCCATCAGTTTGGCGATATGAAGCGCACCATTGAAGGCGCGATGCAGGATCTGGCGGAAGGCCGTGTGCCTGGCGGACTGCAGGCCAGCCAGAACGGTCTGACGCTCAGCTCACTCTGCAACGTCTCGCTTACCTTCCGCAGCAGCGCGAGGCATCAGTGGTACGGCAATGGATCTATGCAGATCGCCGTAGGCGTGCTCACTAACACCAGCGCTAAAGAGGCGCGCTTTGATGAAGCCGCCTGCCGTAACGATCGCACGCTGGCCGTCTCAGCCTGGCCGCATACCTCTCTTAAACCCGGTGAGTCTACCGAGGTTTACGTGGCTTACGATACGCAGATCCCGGCCCGACCTTCACGCGTTTCGCTGTTGAAATCGCAGGATGGCTATCTGCCGGTGGCATCAGGCGCGTCGAACGGCAAATCGTCAACCCGTCTGCTTTCGCGCTGA
- the hrpT gene encoding HrpT family type III secretion system protein, with protein MRKPLLILALALLLTACAKPKLPGCNDVSCRPVSDDHTMTIWWQPDMRNGAFDYTQASVNE; from the coding sequence ATGAGAAAACCGCTGTTGATCCTGGCGCTGGCGCTGTTGCTGACCGCCTGTGCGAAACCAAAGCTGCCCGGCTGTAACGATGTCTCCTGTCGGCCAGTGTCGGACGATCATACGATGACTATCTGGTGGCAGCCCGATATGCGTAATGGCGCGTTCGATTACACCCAGGCTTCGGTTAACGAATGA
- a CDS encoding MFS transporter has protein sequence MSLSQNSRDKFLLFAILLAVFVVPSSISGTAIALPSISADINSSLSGLQWVVNAFNLTFACFTLFWGTLADAYGRKKAFLLGATIYTVASVMSALSPGTVFLDFARAFAGIGGAAIFSCGSAILIAQFEGNRRTQAFALFGTTAGIGITFGPTISGLILDFINWRAIFAVHAIILALVLLLFRAIPGDVPRKKFHFDITGAILFIVSLLLFMLALVQGAQWGWVENRTLLLLAAGAVAAIIFYFHENRIDNPMLNFSLMKNHTFVGLILIPVVASIIFVTLLTYYPSYLTGVMQLPPSKAGLMMVSLTLPILFCPVLAGKLVSNGASARLILIISLLSFIAGGVILTFASQPGRELWVLAIPLLLIGTGMGLSAGLVDGLALSCVAPEQAGMAAGLLNTLRLGSEALAVALYASLLTSYLTDSLPTIFSRFTPSEGQITEWINAVASGNLTLPLKYIADNNLLASIISQYHSAFIYVVNILNISALILCIYIVWLLLNKRRTR, from the coding sequence ATGTCCTTATCGCAGAACAGCAGAGACAAATTTCTTTTATTTGCTATTTTACTGGCTGTATTTGTTGTGCCCAGTTCAATATCAGGAACAGCTATCGCACTGCCGTCCATTAGCGCTGATATTAACTCAAGCCTGTCGGGTTTACAGTGGGTGGTTAACGCTTTTAACCTCACCTTTGCCTGTTTCACCTTATTCTGGGGCACACTGGCCGACGCTTACGGTCGAAAGAAAGCCTTTCTTCTTGGTGCCACTATTTATACCGTTGCGTCCGTGATGTCAGCATTATCTCCCGGCACTGTGTTCCTTGATTTTGCCCGGGCTTTTGCCGGCATTGGTGGTGCCGCCATTTTCTCGTGTGGGAGTGCCATTCTCATAGCTCAGTTTGAAGGAAACAGGAGAACTCAGGCCTTTGCCTTGTTTGGCACTACAGCAGGGATTGGTATTACTTTTGGCCCAACAATCTCCGGGCTCATTCTGGATTTTATTAACTGGCGAGCAATATTTGCTGTTCATGCAATAATACTGGCGTTAGTCCTGCTCCTTTTCCGGGCTATTCCAGGTGATGTTCCGCGTAAAAAATTTCACTTTGACATCACCGGGGCCATTCTCTTTATTGTCAGCCTGCTGTTGTTCATGCTGGCACTGGTGCAAGGTGCTCAGTGGGGCTGGGTAGAGAATAGAACGTTGTTATTGCTGGCAGCGGGAGCAGTGGCAGCCATAATATTCTATTTCCACGAGAACAGGATTGATAATCCGATGTTGAATTTCAGCCTTATGAAAAATCATACATTCGTGGGACTCATTCTTATTCCGGTTGTTGCCAGCATTATTTTTGTCACGTTGCTGACTTATTATCCAAGCTATCTTACGGGAGTGATGCAATTACCTCCGTCGAAAGCTGGCTTAATGATGGTTTCACTGACTCTGCCGATTCTTTTCTGTCCTGTTCTGGCAGGTAAACTGGTATCCAATGGCGCTTCGGCTCGTCTGATTCTAATTATCAGCCTGCTTTCCTTTATTGCCGGAGGAGTTATCCTGACCTTCGCCAGCCAACCTGGAAGAGAGCTATGGGTACTGGCTATCCCCCTTTTGCTGATCGGTACAGGCATGGGACTGTCTGCCGGACTTGTTGATGGTCTTGCTTTGAGTTGCGTAGCTCCTGAGCAGGCAGGGATGGCGGCAGGATTACTTAACACGCTTCGCCTCGGCAGTGAAGCTCTCGCAGTAGCACTGTATGCTTCATTGTTAACTTCATACCTTACTGATTCTTTACCGACGATCTTCAGCCGGTTTACCCCCTCAGAAGGGCAGATAACCGAATGGATAAACGCTGTCGCCTCTGGCAATCTTACTTTACCGTTGAAATATATTGCCGATAATAATCTTTTAGCTTCAATAATTTCGCAATACCATAGCGCATTTATCTATGTGGTAAACATATTGAATATTTCAGCATTAATACTATGTATTTATATTGTTTGGTTACTGCTGAATAAACGAAGAACCAGATAG
- a CDS encoding cytochrome P450, translating to MDVKNYYITDIPDYDSKPGYEVISAATYERMGRIRLLSGHEAFHVINYHDVKKILQDKSCIRSPSNEKGGPSVLPTLTPKEMLLNLDYPEHTRMKQFIARDYSFSGLKWLEDKIAQLTQKYAVEMESNGQPDLFTDLLDHVAADTNCVLLGIPCEDQSYFRALSHTVQVADPDDVQELVRQFELLYSYVMEHVQGKRHHTDDGLIARFINNRANCQPPLNDNELTAILLGALLGGDQNTLTGMTKIIYGLLHMPDLWEKLHEEKTLIPDAVEEMLRLTNLGSTSTFPRIATQEIQLATGLIPAGAAIFADVFLANRDPAIFPDPLLINPGRENKQHLQFGYGMHHCMGQELVRLEIKVVVGVLTRQYPQMRLRSERLNDLQWSEGIVLRRPDELPVIL from the coding sequence ATGGATGTTAAAAATTATTATATTACAGATATACCTGATTATGATTCAAAGCCTGGATATGAGGTCATTAGTGCTGCAACTTATGAAAGAATGGGTAGAATTCGGCTGCTGAGTGGTCATGAAGCTTTTCATGTTATTAATTACCACGATGTTAAGAAAATACTGCAAGATAAGAGTTGCATCCGTAGCCCATCGAATGAAAAAGGTGGTCCCAGCGTATTACCTACGCTAACACCAAAAGAGATGCTCTTGAATCTCGATTATCCTGAGCATACTCGTATGAAACAATTTATAGCCAGGGACTACAGTTTTAGCGGATTGAAGTGGCTGGAAGATAAAATTGCACAGTTGACGCAAAAGTATGCCGTAGAGATGGAAAGTAACGGTCAACCCGATCTATTCACTGATCTGCTAGACCACGTCGCTGCCGATACCAATTGTGTCCTGTTAGGTATCCCATGCGAAGATCAGAGTTATTTTCGAGCCCTGAGCCACACTGTTCAGGTTGCTGATCCCGATGATGTTCAGGAGCTGGTCAGACAATTTGAATTGCTTTACAGCTACGTGATGGAGCATGTGCAGGGTAAAAGACACCATACCGATGATGGTTTGATTGCCAGATTTATTAACAACAGAGCGAACTGCCAGCCGCCGCTGAATGATAACGAGTTAACAGCAATATTACTGGGTGCATTACTGGGAGGAGATCAAAACACACTGACGGGGATGACAAAAATCATCTACGGACTGCTCCATATGCCAGACCTCTGGGAAAAACTTCATGAGGAAAAAACTCTAATTCCTGACGCTGTCGAAGAAATGCTGCGTTTAACTAACCTGGGGAGTACCTCAACTTTTCCTCGTATTGCCACCCAAGAGATCCAGCTCGCTACCGGCCTTATTCCTGCCGGTGCGGCAATTTTTGCCGATGTGTTTCTGGCAAACCGTGATCCTGCAATATTTCCCGACCCATTGCTGATAAACCCCGGCCGTGAAAACAAGCAACATTTACAATTTGGTTACGGTATGCATCACTGCATGGGGCAGGAGCTGGTCCGTCTGGAAATTAAGGTAGTGGTTGGCGTATTGACTCGCCAGTATCCACAAATGAGATTACGTTCAGAAAGACTAAACGATCTGCAATGGAGCGAAGGTATTGTCCTGCGCCGTCCGGATGAATTACCCGTTATTCTTTAA